A window of the Chloroflexota bacterium genome harbors these coding sequences:
- a CDS encoding ABC transporter permease: MSVMSDSATVSAERPGVHRTIQVTPMMHLRRFLLGSALPWLAFGVGLLLWEAIGQAGWYTFLPPFSGVLTAFWELIASGRIWAIRLTLESLSIGFGLSLVLGIVTGIAMARSPLLEYVLDPWIDAFMTIPSSALIPLYLILFGLGAETRVVIVFMHAYFVVVINTLAGARAVDAHLVEMARAFGAREGDIIRRIVLPSALPLVLTGMRLGFGRAVRGIINGETILASVGIGQLLIRYGRSFQMEALYAVVLTIVILAVVGTTLVGYLEKRLTRWQKA, translated from the coding sequence ATGAGCGTCATGTCGGATTCCGCAACCGTCAGCGCCGAGCGTCCAGGCGTGCATCGCACGATCCAGGTCACCCCGATGATGCACCTGCGGCGCTTCCTGCTCGGCTCGGCGCTGCCCTGGCTGGCGTTCGGGGTCGGGCTGCTGCTCTGGGAGGCCATCGGGCAGGCCGGCTGGTACACGTTCCTGCCGCCCTTCAGCGGCGTGCTGACGGCCTTCTGGGAGCTGATCGCGAGCGGGCGCATCTGGGCGATCCGCCTGACGCTGGAGTCGCTGTCGATCGGCTTTGGCCTGTCGCTGGTGCTCGGGATCGTCACCGGCATCGCGATGGCCCGCAGCCCGCTGCTTGAGTACGTGCTCGATCCGTGGATCGACGCCTTCATGACGATCCCGTCGTCGGCGCTGATCCCGCTCTACCTGATCCTCTTCGGCCTGGGCGCCGAGACGCGGGTCGTGATCGTGTTCATGCACGCCTACTTCGTGGTCGTCATCAACACGCTGGCCGGCGCGCGGGCGGTCGACGCCCACCTCGTGGAGATGGCGCGGGCGTTCGGCGCGCGCGAGGGCGACATCATCCGCAGGATCGTGCTGCCGTCGGCGCTGCCGCTGGTGCTGACGGGCATGCGGCTCGGGTTCGGACGTGCCGTGCGCGGCATCATCAACGGCGAGACGATCCTCGCCAGTGTCGGCATCGGCCAGTTGCTGATCCGCTACGGGCGCTCGTTTCAGATGGAAGCGCTGTACGCGGTGGTGCTGACCATCGTGATCCTGGCGGTCGTCGGCACGACGCTGGTCGGCTACCTGGAGAAGCGGCTGACGCGCTGGCAGAAGGCGTAG
- a CDS encoding ABC transporter ATP-binding protein, whose product MEYYQPRTGNRVLAIENLNVTIEEGSFVSILGPSGCGKSTFLKIVDGLIHPTRGKLMLDGREISGPGRDRAMVFQDASLFPWYTVVHNVAYGLECQGVKGKEARERATPYIKLVGLDGFDNHYPYELSGGMQQRVNLARALAVNPELLLMDEPFAALDAQTRELMQAELLRVWNAQRKTVMFITHQIDEAVYLSDRVIVMSARPGRIIADMTIDIERPRDLAVKRSARFHEYVDHIWELIEGQVKRTMDADQVVTPVGAGADN is encoded by the coding sequence ATGGAGTACTACCAGCCGCGCACCGGCAACCGGGTCCTGGCCATCGAGAACCTGAACGTGACCATCGAGGAAGGCTCGTTTGTGAGCATCCTCGGACCCAGCGGCTGCGGCAAGAGCACGTTTCTCAAGATCGTCGACGGCCTGATCCACCCCACGCGCGGCAAGCTGATGCTGGACGGCCGCGAGATCAGCGGCCCCGGCCGAGACCGCGCGATGGTCTTTCAGGACGCCTCGCTTTTCCCCTGGTACACCGTCGTCCACAACGTGGCGTACGGCCTGGAGTGCCAGGGCGTCAAGGGCAAGGAGGCCCGCGAGCGGGCGACGCCGTACATCAAGCTGGTGGGCCTGGACGGGTTCGACAACCACTATCCCTACGAGCTGTCGGGCGGCATGCAGCAGCGCGTCAACCTGGCGCGGGCACTGGCCGTCAACCCCGAGCTGCTGCTGATGGACGAGCCGTTCGCCGCCCTCGACGCGCAGACCCGCGAGCTGATGCAGGCCGAGCTGCTGCGCGTCTGGAACGCCCAGCGCAAGACCGTGATGTTCATCACCCACCAGATCGACGAGGCGGTATACCTCTCGGACCGGGTCATCGTGATGAGCGCGCGCCCGGGCCGGATCATCGCCGATATGACGATCGACATCGAGCGCCCGCGCGATCTGGCCGTCAAGCGCAGCGCTCGATTCCACGAGTACGTGGATCACATCTGGGAGCTGATCGAGGGGCAGGTCAAACGCACGATGGACGCCGATCAAGTCGTCACGCCGGTCGGCGCTGGCGCGGACAACTAG
- a CDS encoding amidohydrolase family protein — protein MADESPQSRESVRPEENLPLSEILKVQVSDERVQRLKTLTNVDAEGVSDEIFTWLVRQQAQWANIQYTRFLAGAKFTEQDVDELLWHAIDCHTHGGSDPMERLLLEDDIGIDYTNAGMRAMVVKTWYTPSASRNALVQKIVNRYAEERGLRPTLAYGGVVLNYSVGGFNPEAVKKCLGFPGMKYVWMPMVDSYHHRRVVYDDWSGFGLNFLDEHRKVVPAMQDVLRVIADNDLVLASGHYPYEDTAALIEEARRLGVNRIEIIHPAHIHSKHTIEQMKLQAQRGAKLMLSGLGTMAFPLHESGPLYAARIVKEVGAENLIYGSDFGQLQNFPHIVANRWMVKLLLAYGVTKEEIRQVFQVTGARLLGLPDPPPLGTPPHPGTEQVPEERQYRGHPQADPGARRHAHAIWPIAPTPNSKPDPNDACLC, from the coding sequence ATGGCTGATGAGTCGCCCCAGAGTCGTGAGAGCGTCAGGCCGGAGGAGAACCTCCCGCTCAGCGAGATCCTGAAGGTTCAGGTCTCGGACGAGCGCGTCCAGCGGCTGAAAACCCTCACCAACGTGGACGCCGAGGGCGTCAGCGACGAGATCTTCACCTGGCTCGTGCGGCAGCAGGCCCAGTGGGCCAACATCCAGTACACGCGCTTCCTGGCCGGCGCCAAGTTCACCGAGCAGGACGTGGACGAGCTGCTGTGGCACGCCATCGACTGCCACACGCATGGTGGCTCCGACCCGATGGAGCGGCTGCTGCTCGAAGACGACATCGGCATCGACTACACCAACGCCGGCATGCGGGCCATGGTCGTCAAGACCTGGTACACGCCGTCCGCGTCCCGAAACGCGCTGGTGCAGAAGATCGTCAACCGCTACGCCGAGGAGCGCGGCCTGCGCCCGACCCTCGCGTATGGCGGCGTGGTGCTGAACTACTCCGTCGGCGGGTTCAACCCCGAGGCCGTCAAGAAGTGCCTCGGCTTCCCGGGCATGAAGTACGTCTGGATGCCGATGGTCGACAGCTACCACCATCGCCGGGTGGTCTACGACGACTGGTCAGGCTTCGGGCTGAACTTCCTGGACGAGCACCGGAAGGTCGTCCCGGCGATGCAGGACGTGCTGCGCGTCATCGCCGACAACGACCTGGTGCTGGCGTCGGGCCACTACCCGTACGAGGACACGGCGGCGCTGATCGAAGAGGCGCGACGCCTGGGCGTCAATCGCATCGAGATCATCCACCCGGCCCACATCCACTCCAAGCACACCATCGAGCAGATGAAGCTCCAGGCCCAGCGCGGCGCGAAGCTGATGCTCAGCGGCCTCGGCACGATGGCCTTCCCGCTCCACGAGTCCGGGCCGCTCTACGCGGCGCGGATCGTCAAAGAAGTCGGCGCCGAGAACCTGATCTACGGCAGCGACTTCGGCCAGCTCCAGAACTTCCCGCACATCGTGGCGAACCGCTGGATGGTCAAGCTGCTGCTGGCGTACGGCGTGACCAAGGAAGAGATCCGACAGGTCTTCCAGGTCACTGGCGCACGTCTGCTCGGGCTGCCGGACCCGCCGCCGCTCGGCACGCCGCCGCACCCGGGCACGGAGCAGGTTCCCGAGGAGCGGCAGTACCGCGGCCACCCACAGGCCGACCCGGGCGCCCGCCGGCACGCGCACGCCATCTGGCCCATCGCGCCAACCCCGAACTCCAAGCCCGATCCGAACGACGCCTGCCTCTGCTAG
- a CDS encoding ABC transporter permease, translating to MSTSTVSVERARLQKRSAVERWGPLLRYGSFALALLAWEIAGWTGERLLIPPFSATVAALWKMTLSGELLTALATSNQSLVIGFAITVLLGIPAGLVLGRFPLLDRASSLYLDISLVLPMVALMPVVIAALGITLTARVVIVVLFAVPGLIVNVRTGMRGVDPRLVEMARAFGAREWEIWLKVTLPAALPALMAGLRYAASRAVVGMIIVELTLISVGVGLIIQAGRGSFQPEIVFAATIVIAAEGMLIVSLARRFERVIANPRRAPKAAR from the coding sequence ATGAGTACATCAACCGTCAGTGTGGAGCGCGCCCGGCTCCAGAAACGGAGCGCGGTCGAGCGATGGGGGCCGCTCCTGCGGTACGGGTCGTTCGCGCTGGCGCTGCTGGCCTGGGAGATCGCAGGCTGGACGGGCGAGCGGCTGCTGATCCCGCCGTTCTCCGCCACGGTGGCCGCGCTCTGGAAGATGACCCTCTCCGGCGAGCTGCTGACGGCCCTGGCGACCAGCAACCAGTCCCTGGTGATCGGCTTCGCCATCACCGTCCTGCTCGGCATCCCGGCCGGGCTGGTGCTCGGGCGCTTCCCGCTGCTGGATCGCGCGTCGAGCCTTTACCTGGACATCTCGCTGGTGCTGCCGATGGTCGCCCTGATGCCGGTCGTCATCGCGGCGCTGGGCATCACCCTGACGGCCCGCGTCGTCATCGTGGTCCTGTTCGCCGTGCCGGGCCTGATCGTCAACGTGCGGACAGGCATGCGAGGCGTCGATCCACGCCTCGTGGAGATGGCGCGGGCGTTCGGGGCGCGCGAGTGGGAGATCTGGTTGAAGGTCACCCTGCCAGCGGCCTTGCCAGCCCTGATGGCGGGCCTGCGCTACGCCGCCTCGCGGGCCGTCGTCGGCATGATCATCGTCGAGCTGACGCTGATCTCGGTCGGCGTCGGGCTGATCATCCAGGCCGGGCGCGGCTCGTTCCAGCCCGAGATCGTGTTCGCGGCCACCATCGTGATCGCCGCCGAGGGCATGCTGATCGTCAGCCTGGCGCGCCGCTTCGAGCGCGTCATCGCCAACCCGCGCCGCGCGCCGAAGGCCGCCCGATGA
- a CDS encoding dihydroorotase family protein, producing MVASAYDLIVRSRRIYTPGGWLDGAVAVRGEKIAALLTADEIPAAERTIDAGEQPVIPGLIDTHIHLRDPGFTHKEDFETGTRAAAAGGVTTVLDMPNVEPPTNTVGRLLNHLENAASKSLVDFGHNAAGTVPDNIAGLAEAGATAFKVFMMADIGRDYPHMPGIAVDDHATLFEICEQVARTGKTLFIHPHDQKLYDLFVNRAWDNWGTDFRSYARAWRDGDGVVLDSGIATMLRFQKATGVKLHVLHTSTIEGFKMVRDAKAEGRPVTCELNPFSLFLTNSWENIEKYGPYCLGIWIPDHHAKATWDALLDGTADVIATDHAPHTKEEKEIGWTNMYAAPGGSPIVQHYLSLLLNAVNAGRVSLERVVELCCEKPARLVGLYGRKGVLLPGADADMVVLDLNKKDTISAATSYSKCGWTAMEGWEVQGVPTMTILRGRVIAEHGQVLAEPGSGRWLGAQAPATA from the coding sequence ATGGTCGCCTCGGCGTATGACCTGATCGTTCGCTCGCGGCGCATCTACACGCCCGGCGGCTGGCTTGACGGCGCGGTCGCCGTGCGCGGCGAGAAGATCGCGGCGCTGCTGACCGCCGACGAGATCCCGGCGGCCGAGCGCACCATCGACGCCGGCGAGCAGCCGGTCATCCCTGGGCTGATCGACACGCACATCCACCTGCGGGATCCGGGCTTCACCCACAAGGAAGACTTCGAGACCGGCACGCGGGCGGCGGCGGCCGGCGGCGTCACCACCGTCCTCGACATGCCGAACGTCGAGCCGCCGACGAACACCGTCGGGCGGCTGCTGAACCACCTGGAGAACGCCGCCTCGAAGTCGCTGGTGGACTTCGGGCACAACGCGGCGGGGACCGTCCCGGACAACATCGCCGGGCTGGCCGAGGCCGGCGCGACGGCGTTCAAGGTCTTCATGATGGCCGACATCGGGCGGGACTACCCCCACATGCCGGGCATCGCCGTGGACGACCACGCCACGCTGTTCGAGATCTGCGAGCAGGTCGCCAGGACCGGCAAGACCCTGTTCATCCACCCGCACGACCAGAAGCTGTACGACCTGTTCGTCAACCGGGCCTGGGACAACTGGGGCACCGACTTCCGGTCGTACGCCCGGGCCTGGCGCGACGGCGACGGCGTGGTGCTCGACTCGGGCATCGCCACGATGCTGCGCTTCCAGAAGGCCACCGGCGTCAAACTGCACGTCCTGCACACCTCGACCATCGAGGGCTTCAAGATGGTCCGCGACGCCAAGGCTGAGGGCCGCCCCGTCACCTGCGAGCTGAACCCGTTCTCGCTGTTCCTCACCAACTCCTGGGAGAACATCGAGAAGTACGGCCCCTACTGCCTGGGCATCTGGATCCCCGACCACCACGCGAAGGCGACCTGGGACGCCTTGCTGGACGGCACCGCCGACGTGATCGCCACCGACCATGCTCCCCACACGAAGGAGGAGAAGGAGATCGGCTGGACGAACATGTACGCGGCCCCCGGTGGCAGCCCCATCGTCCAGCACTACCTCTCGCTGCTGCTGAACGCCGTCAACGCCGGCCGCGTCAGCCTGGAGCGGGTCGTCGAGCTGTGCTGCGAGAAGCCGGCGAGGCTGGTCGGGCTGTACGGGCGCAAGGGCGTGCTGCTGCCGGGCGCTGACGCCGACATGGTCGTGCTCGACCTGAACAAGAAGGACACGATCAGCGCCGCCACCAGCTACTCCAAGTGCGGCTGGACCGCCATGGAGGGCTGGGAAGTCCAGGGCGTCCCCACCATGACGATCCTGCGCGGCCGGGTCATCGCCGAGCACGGCCAGGTGCTGGCCGAGCCAGGATCGGGCCGCTGGCTGGGCGCGCAGGCCCCGGCGACCGCATGA
- a CDS encoding ABC transporter permease, translating into MARVEGKEPQLVEVRPEAESRTLWRLYRDNERTILGVASFVGFFLYWEIGATLGWVDLFFFSSPSRILASGFREMSLPRFWNDVRVSGTELFGGYILAVVLGIPLGICTGWYRRLNYFLDPWLNFLNALPRVALLPLIVLWVGIGIWSKILVVFLGAFITIWINTTYGVRTVDKRFLDVAHSFNASQWRVFTTVVLPGSVPFILAGLRLGVGRALIGVIVGELYSANAGIGFMIAVAGQTLQTDRLLFGVVLLTLMGVVLVELLRLVEHRFQKWRPSVGSH; encoded by the coding sequence ATGGCGCGCGTTGAGGGGAAAGAGCCACAGCTGGTGGAGGTCCGCCCTGAGGCGGAATCCCGCACGCTCTGGCGCCTCTATCGTGACAACGAGCGCACGATCCTTGGCGTCGCCAGCTTCGTCGGCTTCTTCCTGTACTGGGAGATCGGTGCGACACTCGGCTGGGTCGATCTGTTCTTCTTCAGCTCGCCCTCAAGGATCCTCGCGTCGGGCTTCCGGGAGATGTCGCTCCCGCGGTTCTGGAACGACGTGCGCGTCAGCGGCACCGAGCTGTTCGGCGGCTACATCCTGGCCGTCGTGCTGGGGATCCCGCTCGGCATCTGCACGGGCTGGTACCGCCGGCTCAACTACTTCCTGGACCCCTGGCTGAACTTCCTGAACGCGCTGCCTCGCGTGGCCCTGCTCCCGCTCATCGTGCTGTGGGTCGGCATCGGGATCTGGTCCAAAATCCTGGTCGTCTTCCTCGGCGCGTTCATCACCATCTGGATCAACACCACCTACGGCGTCCGGACCGTGGACAAGCGGTTTCTGGACGTCGCGCACAGCTTCAACGCCTCGCAGTGGCGGGTCTTCACCACCGTGGTGCTGCCCGGCAGCGTCCCGTTCATCCTGGCCGGCCTGCGCCTGGGCGTCGGGCGCGCGCTGATCGGCGTCATCGTCGGCGAGCTGTACTCGGCCAACGCCGGGATCGGCTTCATGATCGCCGTGGCGGGGCAGACGCTCCAGACCGACCGCCTGCTGTTCGGCGTCGTCCTGTTGACCCTGATGGGCGTGGTGCTTGTCGAACTGCTGCGCCTTGTCGAGCATCGCTTCCAGAAATGGCGGCCGAGCGTCGGCTCCCACTGA
- a CDS encoding asparaginase, whose amino-acid sequence MLATGGTIANRVTGRVGIDAVLADIRAWYPESDVTSVADLDVEDILREGAETFTPAEWLTIGRAARRAADDPSVDGIVVTHGTYTAEESAYFLHLAIQTRKPIVVACSQRKHGTIGNDGDKNLLDAVRVAASPRAAGAGALVVLNEEIHSAREVTKTNQRPSGFTSRTYGILGSVEVDRVSFFRTPTRRHTFASAVTLPPTDDLPRVDIVATYAGADGVAVRAFVEAGARGIVVNGFSYSGKPHRNQLEALREAVARGVPVVLVNRGGDGRVPVETGERFVRGDSLTAQKARVLLSLALLKTSDPSELQRIFDEH is encoded by the coding sequence GTGCTCGCCACCGGTGGGACCATCGCGAATCGTGTTACCGGACGCGTCGGTATCGATGCCGTGCTGGCCGATATCCGTGCATGGTATCCCGAGAGCGACGTCACGAGCGTGGCCGACCTCGACGTTGAGGATATTTTGCGCGAAGGCGCGGAGACGTTCACTCCGGCCGAGTGGCTGACCATCGGGCGGGCCGCTCGCCGCGCCGCCGACGATCCGAGCGTTGACGGGATCGTCGTGACGCACGGCACCTACACCGCTGAGGAGTCGGCGTACTTCCTGCACCTGGCGATCCAGACCCGCAAGCCGATCGTGGTGGCCTGTTCGCAGCGGAAGCACGGGACCATCGGCAACGATGGCGACAAGAACCTGCTCGACGCCGTGCGGGTCGCGGCCTCGCCGCGGGCCGCCGGGGCTGGCGCGCTGGTGGTGCTGAACGAAGAGATTCACAGCGCCCGCGAGGTCACCAAGACCAACCAGCGGCCGAGCGGCTTCACGTCGCGGACCTACGGCATCCTGGGCAGCGTCGAGGTGGACCGCGTCTCGTTCTTCCGCACGCCGACGCGCCGCCACACGTTCGCCTCGGCGGTGACGCTCCCGCCGACCGACGACCTGCCGCGCGTGGACATCGTGGCGACCTACGCCGGCGCGGACGGTGTGGCGGTGCGGGCGTTCGTGGAGGCGGGCGCACGCGGGATCGTCGTCAACGGCTTCTCGTACAGCGGCAAGCCGCACCGAAACCAGCTCGAGGCCCTGCGTGAGGCGGTGGCGCGGGGCGTGCCGGTGGTGCTGGTGAACCGTGGCGGTGATGGGCGCGTGCCCGTCGAGACCGGCGAGCGGTTCGTGCGCGGCGACAGCCTGACGGCGCAGAAGGCGCGGGTGCTGCTCTCGCTGGCGCTCCTGAAGACCAGCGACCCGTCGGAGCTGCAGCGCATCTTCGACGAGCACTGA
- a CDS encoding ABC transporter permease, translating into MAVSDGGSEQLADIRLAQTSPIYRWYLRNERMVLGILGFISVVAIWELATQLGWLRLVYISAPSRIWAAAVTEFRVGRIWSDIGISLTQFILGFLAAGITGVIIGLIAGWSRRASYIIDPWLSALYATPDVALIPLIILWLGIGLPSKVFVVFLTSLFPVAVNTLIGVHSTDPRLLDVARAYGANHVTLFRTVIIPTTVPFILTGLRLASGRALVGVVLAELIASNQGIGHMISVAGATLNTGRLMLGVLLLGMFGVVLGEVIRRVERRFDVWRPQPHND; encoded by the coding sequence GTGGCAGTCTCAGACGGCGGCTCCGAGCAGCTGGCCGATATCCGACTCGCGCAGACCTCGCCGATCTACCGCTGGTACCTCCGCAACGAGCGGATGGTGCTGGGCATTCTCGGCTTCATCTCCGTCGTGGCCATCTGGGAGCTGGCGACGCAGCTGGGCTGGCTGCGGCTGGTCTACATCAGCGCCCCGAGCCGCATCTGGGCGGCGGCCGTTACCGAGTTCCGGGTGGGCCGCATCTGGAGCGACATCGGGATCAGCCTGACCCAGTTCATCCTGGGCTTCCTGGCGGCGGGAATCACCGGGGTCATCATCGGGCTGATCGCCGGCTGGTCCCGGCGCGCGAGCTACATCATCGATCCGTGGCTCTCGGCCCTGTACGCCACTCCCGACGTAGCGCTGATCCCGCTGATCATCCTCTGGCTGGGCATCGGGCTGCCGTCCAAGGTCTTCGTGGTCTTCCTGACCTCGCTGTTCCCGGTGGCGGTCAACACGCTGATCGGCGTTCACAGCACCGATCCGCGCCTGCTGGACGTGGCGCGGGCCTACGGCGCAAACCACGTCACGCTGTTCCGGACGGTCATCATCCCGACGACGGTCCCGTTCATCCTGACGGGCCTGCGGCTGGCCTCAGGGCGCGCGCTGGTCGGCGTGGTGCTGGCCGAGCTGATCGCCTCGAACCAGGGCATCGGCCACATGATCAGCGTGGCCGGTGCGACGCTCAACACGGGACGGCTGATGCTCGGGGTGCTGCTGCTGGGCATGTTCGGCGTGGTGCTGGGTGAGGTGATCCGGCGGGTCGAGCGGCGCTTCGACGTGTGGCGCCCGCAGCCCCACAACGACTGA